A part of Doryrhamphus excisus isolate RoL2022-K1 chromosome 8, RoL_Dexc_1.0, whole genome shotgun sequence genomic DNA contains:
- the lrch3 gene encoding DISP complex protein LRCH3 isoform X7, translated as MAASVLLGSADNTGLNFTVGGGGGGGAGNVLVGSNNGLGPTGPVSLNRSLDRALDEASATGFLNLSGRKLKEFPRSAGNHDLSDTTRADLSRNRLSELPVEVCLLVSLESLNVYQNCVRSLPDHMINLQALTYLNLSRNQLSVLPVVLCSLPLKVLIACNNKLVALPEEVGQLRHLTELDVSCNEIRTLPSQVGQLEALRDLNIRRNHLVTLPPELADLPLVRLDFSCNKVTSIPLCYTRLSQLQSIILDNNPLQTPPAQICIKGKVHIFKFLNLEASKTTPDLPEYDRRHLTFSSCVEELYPGRPYGALDSGFNSVDSGDKRWSGNEPSEESSEVSSRAVEINRESKRVAAGPPLLANGTHELEQIDFIDSVGEEEEEERRGVVGEGASLSSQFMAYIERRISKEGSPGKANMSRADDSRQRQSRNVVDGATAPSRHQCAPQRGGGVERMRREAQLAALRYDEERHKNRPVQKDAKSKAAQSPIKSSPDSKQGEDRANLSPTANPSYPSSGGVPSCRTTGVRPESFLYRLSQREEKRRGDAPAAPHHQEEAPSVPAALGHDAELVEQLRKNIEARLKVSLPSDLGPALTDGVVLCHLANHVRPRSVPSIHVPSPAVPKLTMAKCRRNVENFLEACRRMGVPQSQLCLPLHILEEQGLPQVAATVSALLDLAPPRNAVATTMSSAAAGASVIM; from the exons ATGGCGGCCTCGGTGTTGTTGGGCTCTGCGGACAACACAGGACTCAACTTCACTGTcggaggcggcggcggtggtggtgctGGAAACGTTTTAGTCGGTAGTAACAATGGCCTGGGTCCGACGGGCCCGGTGTCTTTGAACCGTTCTCTGGACCGGGCTCTGGACGAAGCCTCGGCCACCGGGTTTCTAAACCTCAGTGGCaggaagctgaaggagttcCCCCGGAGCGCAGGCAACCATGACCTGAGCGACACCACCAGGGCCG ACCTGTCACGTAACCGCCTGTCAGAACTTCCTGTGGAGGTTTGTCTCTTGGTGTCTCTGGAGAGTttaaacgtttatcaaaactgTGTGAGATCGCTACCAGATCACATGATCAACCTCCAGGCCCTCACCTACCTGAACCTGAG TCGGAACCAGCTGTCCGTACTGCCTGTGGTCCTGTGCAGTCTCCCTCTGAAGGTTCTGATCGCATGCAACAACAAGCTCGTTGCCCTTCCTGAGGAAGTGGGCCAGCTGAGACACTTGACTGAGCTG GATGTCAGCTGTAACGAGATAAGGACGCTGCCTTCGCAGGTCGGCCAGCTGGAGGCGCTGCGAGACCTGAACATTAGGAGGAACCACCTGGTGACACTTCCTCCAG agcTGGCCGATCTTCCCCTTGTGCGACTGGACTTTTCCTGTAACAAAGTGACTTCCATCCCGCTGTGCTACACACGACTGTCGCAGCTGCAGAGCATCATCCTCGACAACAATCCTCTGCAGACGCCGCCGGCGCAG ATATGCATTAAGGGCAAAGTTCACATATTCAAGTTCCTCAACCTGGAGGCCAGCAAGACAACCCCTGACCTACCAGAGTACGACCGGCGACATTTGACTTTCAGCTCCTG TGTTGAGGAACTATACCCTGGTCGACCATATGGGGCATTGGATTCTGGGTTCAACAGTGTTGACAGCGGAGACAAGAGATGGTCGGGAAACGAG CCTTCAGAGGAGTCATCTGAGGTATCGTCGCGTGCGGTGGAGATTAACAGAGAGTCCAAACGGGTTGCGGCGGGACCACCCCTACTGGCCAACGGAACAC ATGAGCTGGAGCAGATTGACTTCATTGACAGCGtgggagaggaggaagaagaggagcggCGGGGCGTGGTGGGAGAAGGTGCCAGCCTCAGCTCGCAATTCATGGCGTACATCGAGAGACGCATCAGCAAGGAG GGTTCTCCGGGGAAAGCCAACATGTCCAGAGCGGACGACTCCAGACAGCGAcagagcag GAATGTGGTGGACGGTGCCACAGCACCCTCTCGCCACCAGTGTGCTCCTCAGAGGGGCGGCGGCGTGGAGAGGATGAGGCGCGAGGCTCAGCTTGCCGCTCTGAGGTACGACGAGGAGAGACACAAGAACCGCCCTGTGCAGAAAGACGCCAAG AGTAAAGCGGCTCAGAGTCCAATCAAGTCCAGTCCAGACAGTAAG CAGGGAGAAGACAGAGCCAATCTGTCCCCAACAG CCAATCCTTCTTACCCCAGCTCGGGGGGCGTGCCCTCCTGTCGGACCACCGGTGTCCGACCAGAGAGCTTCCTATATCGCCTCAGCCAGAGAGAAGAGAAGAGGAGAG GGGATGCGCCCGCTGCTCCTCATCACCAGGAGGAGGCGCCATCGGTGCCTGCGGCGCTCGGACATGATGCTGAGCTAGTAGAGCAGCTTCGGAAG AATATCGAGGCCCGCCTCAAGGTGTCGTTGCCTAGCGATCTGGGTCCGGCTCTGACAGACGGCGTGGTGTTGTGTCACCTGGCCAATCACGTGCGACCGCGCTCTGTCCCCAGCATCCACGTTCCCTCTCCTGCTGTG CCTAAGCTCACCATGGCCAAATGTCGACGAAACGTAGAGAACTTCCTGGAGGCGTGTCGCAGAATGGGCGTTCCTCAG AGTCAATTGTGTCTCCCTCTTCACATCCTGGAGGAACAAGGGCTCCCCCAGGTGGCCGCCACCGTCAGCGCACTGCTGGACCTGGCCCCACCCAGAAACGCCGTTGCCACGACGATGTCCTCGGCTGCAGCCGGAGCTTCCGTCATCATGTAG
- the lrch3 gene encoding DISP complex protein LRCH3 isoform X9 produces MAASVLLGSADNTGLNFTVGGGGGGGAGNVLVGSNNGLGPTGPVSLNRSLDRALDEASATGFLNLSGRKLKEFPRSAGNHDLSDTTRADLSRNRLSELPVEVCLLVSLESLNVYQNCVRSLPDHMINLQALTYLNLSRNQLSVLPVVLCSLPLKVLIACNNKLVALPEEVGQLRHLTELDVSCNEIRTLPSQVGQLEALRDLNIRRNHLVTLPPELADLPLVRLDFSCNKVTSIPLCYTRLSQLQSIILDNNPLQTPPAQICIKGKVHIFKFLNLEASKTTPDLPEYDRRHLTFSSCVEELYPGRPYGALDSGFNSVDSGDKRWSGNEPSEESSEVSSRAVEINRESKRVAAGPPLLANGTHELEQIDFIDSVGEEEEEERRGVVGEGASLSSQFMAYIERRISKEGSPGKANMSRADDSRQRQSRNVVDGATAPSRHQCAPQRGGGVERMRREAQLAALRYDEERHKNRPVQKDAKSKAAQSPIKSSPDSKNVYPCRRSTHTDDSALFMCGASLEHATPCMLQQGEDRANLSPTANPSYPSSGGVPSCRTTGVRPESFLYRLSQREEKRRGDAPAAPHHQEEAPSVPAALGHDAELVEQLRKNIEARLKVSLPSDLGPALTDGVVLCHLANHVRPRSVPSIHVPSPAVPKLTMAKCRRNVENFLEACRRMGVPQTHTRTHAHNRLCSVGE; encoded by the exons ATGGCGGCCTCGGTGTTGTTGGGCTCTGCGGACAACACAGGACTCAACTTCACTGTcggaggcggcggcggtggtggtgctGGAAACGTTTTAGTCGGTAGTAACAATGGCCTGGGTCCGACGGGCCCGGTGTCTTTGAACCGTTCTCTGGACCGGGCTCTGGACGAAGCCTCGGCCACCGGGTTTCTAAACCTCAGTGGCaggaagctgaaggagttcCCCCGGAGCGCAGGCAACCATGACCTGAGCGACACCACCAGGGCCG ACCTGTCACGTAACCGCCTGTCAGAACTTCCTGTGGAGGTTTGTCTCTTGGTGTCTCTGGAGAGTttaaacgtttatcaaaactgTGTGAGATCGCTACCAGATCACATGATCAACCTCCAGGCCCTCACCTACCTGAACCTGAG TCGGAACCAGCTGTCCGTACTGCCTGTGGTCCTGTGCAGTCTCCCTCTGAAGGTTCTGATCGCATGCAACAACAAGCTCGTTGCCCTTCCTGAGGAAGTGGGCCAGCTGAGACACTTGACTGAGCTG GATGTCAGCTGTAACGAGATAAGGACGCTGCCTTCGCAGGTCGGCCAGCTGGAGGCGCTGCGAGACCTGAACATTAGGAGGAACCACCTGGTGACACTTCCTCCAG agcTGGCCGATCTTCCCCTTGTGCGACTGGACTTTTCCTGTAACAAAGTGACTTCCATCCCGCTGTGCTACACACGACTGTCGCAGCTGCAGAGCATCATCCTCGACAACAATCCTCTGCAGACGCCGCCGGCGCAG ATATGCATTAAGGGCAAAGTTCACATATTCAAGTTCCTCAACCTGGAGGCCAGCAAGACAACCCCTGACCTACCAGAGTACGACCGGCGACATTTGACTTTCAGCTCCTG TGTTGAGGAACTATACCCTGGTCGACCATATGGGGCATTGGATTCTGGGTTCAACAGTGTTGACAGCGGAGACAAGAGATGGTCGGGAAACGAG CCTTCAGAGGAGTCATCTGAGGTATCGTCGCGTGCGGTGGAGATTAACAGAGAGTCCAAACGGGTTGCGGCGGGACCACCCCTACTGGCCAACGGAACAC ATGAGCTGGAGCAGATTGACTTCATTGACAGCGtgggagaggaggaagaagaggagcggCGGGGCGTGGTGGGAGAAGGTGCCAGCCTCAGCTCGCAATTCATGGCGTACATCGAGAGACGCATCAGCAAGGAG GGTTCTCCGGGGAAAGCCAACATGTCCAGAGCGGACGACTCCAGACAGCGAcagagcag GAATGTGGTGGACGGTGCCACAGCACCCTCTCGCCACCAGTGTGCTCCTCAGAGGGGCGGCGGCGTGGAGAGGATGAGGCGCGAGGCTCAGCTTGCCGCTCTGAGGTACGACGAGGAGAGACACAAGAACCGCCCTGTGCAGAAAGACGCCAAG AGTAAAGCGGCTCAGAGTCCAATCAAGTCCAGTCCAGACAGTAAG aatgTCTACCCCTGTAGACgctccacacacacagatgacTCCGCTCTCTTCATG TGTGGAGCGTCTTTAGAACACGCCACCCCCTGTATGCTGCAG CAGGGAGAAGACAGAGCCAATCTGTCCCCAACAG CCAATCCTTCTTACCCCAGCTCGGGGGGCGTGCCCTCCTGTCGGACCACCGGTGTCCGACCAGAGAGCTTCCTATATCGCCTCAGCCAGAGAGAAGAGAAGAGGAGAG GGGATGCGCCCGCTGCTCCTCATCACCAGGAGGAGGCGCCATCGGTGCCTGCGGCGCTCGGACATGATGCTGAGCTAGTAGAGCAGCTTCGGAAG AATATCGAGGCCCGCCTCAAGGTGTCGTTGCCTAGCGATCTGGGTCCGGCTCTGACAGACGGCGTGGTGTTGTGTCACCTGGCCAATCACGTGCGACCGCGCTCTGTCCCCAGCATCCACGTTCCCTCTCCTGCTGTG CCTAAGCTCACCATGGCCAAATGTCGACGAAACGTAGAGAACTTCCTGGAGGCGTGTCGCAGAATGGGCGTTCCTCAG acacacacacgtacacacgcacacaaccgCCTGTGCTCAGTGGGCGAGTAA
- the lrch3 gene encoding DISP complex protein LRCH3 isoform X4, whose protein sequence is MAASVLLGSADNTGLNFTVGGGGGGGAGNVLVGSNNGLGPTGPVSLNRSLDRALDEASATGFLNLSGRKLKEFPRSAGNHDLSDTTRADLSRNRLSELPVEVCLLVSLESLNVYQNCVRSLPDHMINLQALTYLNLSRNQLSVLPVVLCSLPLKVLIACNNKLVALPEEVGQLRHLTELDVSCNEIRTLPSQVGQLEALRDLNIRRNHLVTLPPELADLPLVRLDFSCNKVTSIPLCYTRLSQLQSIILDNNPLQTPPAQICIKGKVHIFKFLNLEASKTTPDLPEYDRRHLTFSSCVEELYPGRPYGALDSGFNSVDSGDKRWSGNEPSEESSEVSSRAVEINRESKRVAAGPPLLANGTHELEQIDFIDSVGEEEEEERRGVVGEGASLSSQFMAYIERRISKEGSPGKANMSRADDSRQRQSRNVVDGATAPSRHQCAPQRGGGVERMRREAQLAALRYDEERHKNRPVQKDAKSKAAQSPIKSSPDSKNVYPCRRSTHTDDSALFMGEDRANLSPTANPSYPSSGGVPSCRTTGVRPESFLYRLSQREEKRRGDAPAAPHHQEEAPSVPAALGHDAELVEQLRKNIEARLKVSLPSDLGPALTDGVVLCHLANHVRPRSVPSIHVPSPAVPKLTMAKCRRNVENFLEACRRMGVPQSQLCLPLHILEEQGLPQVAATVSALLDLAPPRNAVATTMSSAAAGASVIM, encoded by the exons ATGGCGGCCTCGGTGTTGTTGGGCTCTGCGGACAACACAGGACTCAACTTCACTGTcggaggcggcggcggtggtggtgctGGAAACGTTTTAGTCGGTAGTAACAATGGCCTGGGTCCGACGGGCCCGGTGTCTTTGAACCGTTCTCTGGACCGGGCTCTGGACGAAGCCTCGGCCACCGGGTTTCTAAACCTCAGTGGCaggaagctgaaggagttcCCCCGGAGCGCAGGCAACCATGACCTGAGCGACACCACCAGGGCCG ACCTGTCACGTAACCGCCTGTCAGAACTTCCTGTGGAGGTTTGTCTCTTGGTGTCTCTGGAGAGTttaaacgtttatcaaaactgTGTGAGATCGCTACCAGATCACATGATCAACCTCCAGGCCCTCACCTACCTGAACCTGAG TCGGAACCAGCTGTCCGTACTGCCTGTGGTCCTGTGCAGTCTCCCTCTGAAGGTTCTGATCGCATGCAACAACAAGCTCGTTGCCCTTCCTGAGGAAGTGGGCCAGCTGAGACACTTGACTGAGCTG GATGTCAGCTGTAACGAGATAAGGACGCTGCCTTCGCAGGTCGGCCAGCTGGAGGCGCTGCGAGACCTGAACATTAGGAGGAACCACCTGGTGACACTTCCTCCAG agcTGGCCGATCTTCCCCTTGTGCGACTGGACTTTTCCTGTAACAAAGTGACTTCCATCCCGCTGTGCTACACACGACTGTCGCAGCTGCAGAGCATCATCCTCGACAACAATCCTCTGCAGACGCCGCCGGCGCAG ATATGCATTAAGGGCAAAGTTCACATATTCAAGTTCCTCAACCTGGAGGCCAGCAAGACAACCCCTGACCTACCAGAGTACGACCGGCGACATTTGACTTTCAGCTCCTG TGTTGAGGAACTATACCCTGGTCGACCATATGGGGCATTGGATTCTGGGTTCAACAGTGTTGACAGCGGAGACAAGAGATGGTCGGGAAACGAG CCTTCAGAGGAGTCATCTGAGGTATCGTCGCGTGCGGTGGAGATTAACAGAGAGTCCAAACGGGTTGCGGCGGGACCACCCCTACTGGCCAACGGAACAC ATGAGCTGGAGCAGATTGACTTCATTGACAGCGtgggagaggaggaagaagaggagcggCGGGGCGTGGTGGGAGAAGGTGCCAGCCTCAGCTCGCAATTCATGGCGTACATCGAGAGACGCATCAGCAAGGAG GGTTCTCCGGGGAAAGCCAACATGTCCAGAGCGGACGACTCCAGACAGCGAcagagcag GAATGTGGTGGACGGTGCCACAGCACCCTCTCGCCACCAGTGTGCTCCTCAGAGGGGCGGCGGCGTGGAGAGGATGAGGCGCGAGGCTCAGCTTGCCGCTCTGAGGTACGACGAGGAGAGACACAAGAACCGCCCTGTGCAGAAAGACGCCAAG AGTAAAGCGGCTCAGAGTCCAATCAAGTCCAGTCCAGACAGTAAG aatgTCTACCCCTGTAGACgctccacacacacagatgacTCCGCTCTCTTCATG GGAGAAGACAGAGCCAATCTGTCCCCAACAG CCAATCCTTCTTACCCCAGCTCGGGGGGCGTGCCCTCCTGTCGGACCACCGGTGTCCGACCAGAGAGCTTCCTATATCGCCTCAGCCAGAGAGAAGAGAAGAGGAGAG GGGATGCGCCCGCTGCTCCTCATCACCAGGAGGAGGCGCCATCGGTGCCTGCGGCGCTCGGACATGATGCTGAGCTAGTAGAGCAGCTTCGGAAG AATATCGAGGCCCGCCTCAAGGTGTCGTTGCCTAGCGATCTGGGTCCGGCTCTGACAGACGGCGTGGTGTTGTGTCACCTGGCCAATCACGTGCGACCGCGCTCTGTCCCCAGCATCCACGTTCCCTCTCCTGCTGTG CCTAAGCTCACCATGGCCAAATGTCGACGAAACGTAGAGAACTTCCTGGAGGCGTGTCGCAGAATGGGCGTTCCTCAG AGTCAATTGTGTCTCCCTCTTCACATCCTGGAGGAACAAGGGCTCCCCCAGGTGGCCGCCACCGTCAGCGCACTGCTGGACCTGGCCCCACCCAGAAACGCCGTTGCCACGACGATGTCCTCGGCTGCAGCCGGAGCTTCCGTCATCATGTAG
- the lrch3 gene encoding DISP complex protein LRCH3 isoform X5, whose protein sequence is MAASVLLGSADNTGLNFTVGGGGGGGAGNVLVGSNNGLGPTGPVSLNRSLDRALDEASATGFLNLSGRKLKEFPRSAGNHDLSDTTRADLSRNRLSELPVEVCLLVSLESLNVYQNCVRSLPDHMINLQALTYLNLSRNQLSVLPVVLCSLPLKVLIACNNKLVALPEEVGQLRHLTELDVSCNEIRTLPSQVGQLEALRDLNIRRNHLVTLPPELADLPLVRLDFSCNKVTSIPLCYTRLSQLQSIILDNNPLQTPPAQICIKGKVHIFKFLNLEASKTTPDLPEYDRRHLTFSSCVEELYPGRPYGALDSGFNSVDSGDKRWSGNEPSEESSEVSSRAVEINRESKRVAAGPPLLANGTHELEQIDFIDSVGEEEEEERRGVVGEGASLSSQFMAYIERRISKEGSPGKANMSRADDSRQRQSRNVVDGATAPSRHQCAPQRGGGVERMRREAQLAALRYDEERHKNRPVQKDAKSKAAQSPIKSSPDSKCGASLEHATPCMLQQGEDRANLSPTANPSYPSSGGVPSCRTTGVRPESFLYRLSQREEKRRGDAPAAPHHQEEAPSVPAALGHDAELVEQLRKNIEARLKVSLPSDLGPALTDGVVLCHLANHVRPRSVPSIHVPSPAVPKLTMAKCRRNVENFLEACRRMGVPQSQLCLPLHILEEQGLPQVAATVSALLDLAPPRNAVATTMSSAAAGASVIM, encoded by the exons ATGGCGGCCTCGGTGTTGTTGGGCTCTGCGGACAACACAGGACTCAACTTCACTGTcggaggcggcggcggtggtggtgctGGAAACGTTTTAGTCGGTAGTAACAATGGCCTGGGTCCGACGGGCCCGGTGTCTTTGAACCGTTCTCTGGACCGGGCTCTGGACGAAGCCTCGGCCACCGGGTTTCTAAACCTCAGTGGCaggaagctgaaggagttcCCCCGGAGCGCAGGCAACCATGACCTGAGCGACACCACCAGGGCCG ACCTGTCACGTAACCGCCTGTCAGAACTTCCTGTGGAGGTTTGTCTCTTGGTGTCTCTGGAGAGTttaaacgtttatcaaaactgTGTGAGATCGCTACCAGATCACATGATCAACCTCCAGGCCCTCACCTACCTGAACCTGAG TCGGAACCAGCTGTCCGTACTGCCTGTGGTCCTGTGCAGTCTCCCTCTGAAGGTTCTGATCGCATGCAACAACAAGCTCGTTGCCCTTCCTGAGGAAGTGGGCCAGCTGAGACACTTGACTGAGCTG GATGTCAGCTGTAACGAGATAAGGACGCTGCCTTCGCAGGTCGGCCAGCTGGAGGCGCTGCGAGACCTGAACATTAGGAGGAACCACCTGGTGACACTTCCTCCAG agcTGGCCGATCTTCCCCTTGTGCGACTGGACTTTTCCTGTAACAAAGTGACTTCCATCCCGCTGTGCTACACACGACTGTCGCAGCTGCAGAGCATCATCCTCGACAACAATCCTCTGCAGACGCCGCCGGCGCAG ATATGCATTAAGGGCAAAGTTCACATATTCAAGTTCCTCAACCTGGAGGCCAGCAAGACAACCCCTGACCTACCAGAGTACGACCGGCGACATTTGACTTTCAGCTCCTG TGTTGAGGAACTATACCCTGGTCGACCATATGGGGCATTGGATTCTGGGTTCAACAGTGTTGACAGCGGAGACAAGAGATGGTCGGGAAACGAG CCTTCAGAGGAGTCATCTGAGGTATCGTCGCGTGCGGTGGAGATTAACAGAGAGTCCAAACGGGTTGCGGCGGGACCACCCCTACTGGCCAACGGAACAC ATGAGCTGGAGCAGATTGACTTCATTGACAGCGtgggagaggaggaagaagaggagcggCGGGGCGTGGTGGGAGAAGGTGCCAGCCTCAGCTCGCAATTCATGGCGTACATCGAGAGACGCATCAGCAAGGAG GGTTCTCCGGGGAAAGCCAACATGTCCAGAGCGGACGACTCCAGACAGCGAcagagcag GAATGTGGTGGACGGTGCCACAGCACCCTCTCGCCACCAGTGTGCTCCTCAGAGGGGCGGCGGCGTGGAGAGGATGAGGCGCGAGGCTCAGCTTGCCGCTCTGAGGTACGACGAGGAGAGACACAAGAACCGCCCTGTGCAGAAAGACGCCAAG AGTAAAGCGGCTCAGAGTCCAATCAAGTCCAGTCCAGACAGTAAG TGTGGAGCGTCTTTAGAACACGCCACCCCCTGTATGCTGCAG CAGGGAGAAGACAGAGCCAATCTGTCCCCAACAG CCAATCCTTCTTACCCCAGCTCGGGGGGCGTGCCCTCCTGTCGGACCACCGGTGTCCGACCAGAGAGCTTCCTATATCGCCTCAGCCAGAGAGAAGAGAAGAGGAGAG GGGATGCGCCCGCTGCTCCTCATCACCAGGAGGAGGCGCCATCGGTGCCTGCGGCGCTCGGACATGATGCTGAGCTAGTAGAGCAGCTTCGGAAG AATATCGAGGCCCGCCTCAAGGTGTCGTTGCCTAGCGATCTGGGTCCGGCTCTGACAGACGGCGTGGTGTTGTGTCACCTGGCCAATCACGTGCGACCGCGCTCTGTCCCCAGCATCCACGTTCCCTCTCCTGCTGTG CCTAAGCTCACCATGGCCAAATGTCGACGAAACGTAGAGAACTTCCTGGAGGCGTGTCGCAGAATGGGCGTTCCTCAG AGTCAATTGTGTCTCCCTCTTCACATCCTGGAGGAACAAGGGCTCCCCCAGGTGGCCGCCACCGTCAGCGCACTGCTGGACCTGGCCCCACCCAGAAACGCCGTTGCCACGACGATGTCCTCGGCTGCAGCCGGAGCTTCCGTCATCATGTAG